A genome region from Pseudanabaena sp. Chao 1811 includes the following:
- a CDS encoding ExbD/TolR family protein, whose protein sequence is MKIRKKYQSSANAEINLTALLDVVFSILAFFILLSSALIVPSRIGIDLPISDRNSNVDQNSGDLKPEDVFVITLDPNGQMLSNGKSIAPQQLEQDIRKFLAASSRGVVVLSADNTNVSYQLVINRLAELRGIAGNRVAIATSRSS, encoded by the coding sequence ATGAAAATTCGCAAGAAGTACCAATCATCGGCTAACGCAGAAATAAATCTGACAGCTTTGTTGGATGTGGTGTTTTCGATTTTGGCGTTTTTCATTTTGCTATCATCAGCTCTAATCGTGCCTAGCCGTATTGGTATTGATTTACCAATTAGCGATCGCAACAGCAATGTTGACCAAAACTCAGGCGATCTCAAACCTGAAGATGTTTTTGTAATTACCCTTGATCCTAATGGGCAGATGTTATCCAATGGCAAATCTATTGCACCTCAACAGCTAGAGCAAGATATTCGTAAGTTTTTGGCAGCTTCATCACGGGGAGTAGTTGTATTGAGCGCCGATAATACTAACGTCTCCTATCAACTAGTAATCAATCGTCTTGCCGAGCTAAGAGGAATTGCTGGTAATCGTGTCGCGATCGCCACCTCTAGATCTTCATAA
- the queF gene encoding preQ(1) synthase has protein sequence MTVKYGEQAIAESTLTTFPNPRIGRDYSVQITLPEFTCKCPFSGYPDFATIYITYTPNKVLVELKAIKLYINSYRDRFISHEESVNQILDDFVKAGDPIRINVKGDFSPRGNVHTVVEVNYTKPITD, from the coding sequence ATGACTGTTAAGTACGGCGAACAAGCGATCGCAGAATCAACCCTCACCACTTTTCCTAACCCTAGAATTGGCAGAGACTATAGCGTTCAAATCACACTTCCTGAATTTACTTGCAAATGTCCATTTTCAGGTTATCCAGACTTTGCGACCATTTATATTACCTATACGCCCAATAAAGTATTGGTTGAACTTAAAGCAATTAAGCTCTATATCAATAGTTATCGCGATCGCTTTATTTCGCATGAGGAGTCAGTCAACCAAATTTTGGATGATTTTGTCAAAGCAGGTGATCCCATCAGAATCAATGTCAAAGGTGATTTTAGCCCTCGTGGTAATGTCCATACAGTGGTAGAAGTCAATTACACCAAACCAATCACTGATTAG
- the hpf gene encoding ribosome hibernation-promoting factor, HPF/YfiA family — protein MKLVIQGKNIEVTEAIREYVEQKIDKAVSHFQALTTEVDVHLSVARNPRIASSQSAEVTVYANGSVIRAEEKSENLYASIDLVADKIARKLRKFKERKNDRAAAKTSVAVVEQPPVPVPNGNRVVELPTQVVRNKYFAMPALSVDEALERLELIDHDFYVFRNADTGEINVVYERNHGGYGVIQPHDVNKKH, from the coding sequence ATGAAACTTGTAATTCAAGGCAAGAATATTGAAGTCACGGAAGCTATCCGCGAATATGTCGAACAAAAGATTGACAAAGCGGTGAGCCATTTCCAAGCATTAACTACCGAAGTGGATGTCCATCTATCGGTGGCTCGAAATCCTCGCATCGCTTCTAGTCAATCGGCTGAAGTAACTGTGTATGCGAATGGATCTGTGATCCGCGCCGAGGAAAAGAGCGAGAATTTGTATGCAAGTATCGACCTAGTTGCTGACAAAATTGCCCGCAAGTTGCGGAAATTCAAGGAGCGCAAGAACGATCGCGCTGCCGCTAAGACCAGTGTTGCCGTTGTTGAGCAACCTCCTGTACCAGTACCAAACGGCAATCGTGTGGTTGAACTGCCGACTCAGGTGGTACGCAACAAATACTTCGCCATGCCTGCCCTGTCTGTGGATGAGGCTCTTGAGCGGTTGGAGTTAATCGATCATGATTTTTACGTTTTTCGCAATGCTGATACAGGGGAAATCAACGTTGTCTATGAACGCAATCATGGTGGCTATGGTGTAATTCAACCCCATGATGTCAATAAAAAACATTAA
- a CDS encoding glucose-6-phosphate isomerase, translated as MNSAVELWQRYQDWLYYHSELGIYLDISRIRFTPDFVTQIQPKFTKAFSDMKALESGAIANPDEQRMVGHYWLRSPEIAPTEELRKDITETLDRIEEFTQKVHTGIIHPPNAARFTDILSIGIGGSALGPQFVAQALAKADVPLKISFIDNSDPDGIDLVLDLLGDRLSSTLVLVISKSGGTPEAANGMKEAEFAFQKAGLDFAKQAIAITGVGSALEKYAIGNGWLDTFPMYDWIGGRTSELSAVGLVPAALQGVNIREMLRGANLMDAATRVENLRQNPAALLAMSWYFACNGKGEKDMVILPYKDRLLLFSRYLQQLVMESLGKEQDLDGNLVYQGIAVYGNKGSTDQHAYVQQLREGVPNFFATFIEVLQDSAKPHPEVEEGVVTGDYLLGFLQGTRSALYENGRDSITVTIPVVSELTIGALIALYERAVSFYASLVNINAYHQPGVEAGKKAGAKVLALQKKLVAALKSSTVSLSLEEIATKIGALDEIESLYHIARHLHANCKVLLEGDLAKPITLKLMLIE; from the coding sequence ATGAATTCGGCTGTGGAACTATGGCAACGTTACCAAGACTGGCTATATTACCATTCAGAGCTAGGTATATACTTGGATATCAGTCGGATCAGGTTTACGCCAGACTTCGTAACACAGATACAACCTAAGTTTACTAAGGCTTTTTCAGATATGAAAGCTTTAGAGTCTGGGGCGATCGCTAATCCTGATGAACAACGCATGGTTGGACATTATTGGCTACGATCACCAGAAATTGCCCCTACCGAAGAGTTACGTAAAGATATTACGGAAACCCTTGATCGCATTGAAGAATTCACTCAAAAAGTCCATACAGGGATCATTCATCCCCCTAATGCAGCAAGATTTACGGATATTTTGTCCATTGGCATTGGTGGATCGGCATTAGGTCCCCAGTTTGTCGCGCAGGCTTTGGCTAAAGCTGATGTCCCTCTCAAGATTAGCTTTATTGATAACTCTGATCCCGATGGTATCGACCTAGTCCTCGACCTATTAGGCGATCGCCTCAGCAGTACTTTAGTACTAGTGATTTCTAAATCTGGAGGCACACCTGAAGCTGCTAATGGCATGAAGGAAGCGGAATTTGCCTTTCAAAAAGCAGGTTTAGATTTTGCGAAACAAGCGATCGCGATTACGGGTGTTGGCAGTGCCTTAGAGAAATATGCGATCGGTAATGGCTGGCTTGACACTTTTCCGATGTATGACTGGATTGGTGGTCGAACCTCAGAACTATCGGCAGTTGGTTTAGTACCTGCGGCATTACAGGGAGTCAATATCCGCGAAATGCTACGGGGCGCGAACTTAATGGATGCCGCTACCCGTGTAGAAAATCTGCGTCAAAATCCTGCGGCACTGCTAGCGATGTCATGGTACTTTGCCTGCAATGGCAAGGGCGAAAAAGACATGGTGATCTTGCCATATAAAGATCGCCTCCTCCTCTTCAGCCGCTATTTGCAGCAGTTAGTAATGGAATCCTTAGGCAAAGAGCAGGATCTTGATGGTAATTTGGTTTATCAGGGAATTGCCGTCTATGGCAATAAAGGTTCTACTGACCAACATGCCTATGTGCAGCAACTTCGCGAAGGTGTGCCTAATTTCTTTGCTACTTTTATCGAAGTTCTCCAAGACTCTGCTAAACCACATCCTGAAGTAGAAGAAGGAGTTGTTACAGGTGACTATCTGCTAGGTTTTCTCCAAGGCACTCGCAGCGCTCTTTACGAAAATGGGCGAGACTCGATTACGGTGACAATTCCAGTTGTTTCTGAACTCACTATCGGGGCATTGATTGCTCTGTACGAACGAGCGGTTAGTTTCTATGCTTCGCTAGTAAATATTAATGCTTACCATCAGCCAGGGGTTGAAGCGGGTAAAAAGGCAGGAGCCAAAGTATTAGCGTTACAAAAGAAATTGGTTGCAGCCTTAAAGTCTTCCACAGTGTCCCTTTCTTTAGAAGAGATTGCTACAAAAATAGGTGCACTGGATGAAATTGAGTCCCTGTACCATATTGCCCGTCATCTTCATGCGAACTGTAAGGTTTTATTAGAAGGAGATCTCGCTAAACCGATAACCCTAAAACTGATGCTAATTGAGTAA
- a CDS encoding cyclic nucleotide-binding domain-containing protein — MKKILLFFSELNNGDLDWFVQKGKKETIQPNRLLMREGQVSEALYIVVSGSFSVVIESQDHKELAMISAGEIVGEVSFIDTRPPLASVRSLEESVVLSIPRMQLLSKLQQDLGFSSRFYRAICLCLSDRLRGTVNRLGYGYDGDDLALHFGEFGQSMISNLELAEAKFNWLIKNVRGS, encoded by the coding sequence GTGAAGAAAATTTTACTTTTCTTTAGTGAACTTAACAATGGCGACCTTGACTGGTTTGTCCAAAAAGGTAAAAAGGAAACAATCCAGCCTAATCGTTTATTAATGCGAGAGGGGCAGGTGAGTGAGGCTTTATATATTGTTGTAAGCGGTTCATTTAGTGTCGTGATTGAGTCACAGGATCACAAAGAATTGGCAATGATCTCCGCAGGTGAAATTGTTGGTGAAGTTTCCTTTATTGATACTCGTCCACCGCTTGCTAGCGTGCGATCGCTAGAGGAAAGTGTTGTCTTATCAATCCCCAGAATGCAACTTTTATCTAAGCTTCAACAGGATCTTGGGTTTTCCTCACGATTTTATCGAGCTATCTGTCTTTGTCTTTCTGATCGTCTGCGTGGGACTGTCAACCGTCTTGGATATGGTTATGACGGTGATGATTTAGCGTTACATTTTGGAGAATTCGGGCAATCAATGATTAGTAATCTAGAACTAGCTGAAGCAAAATTTAATTGGTTAATTAAAAATGTACGTGGTTCTTAA
- the accB gene encoding acetyl-CoA carboxylase biotin carboxyl carrier protein, giving the protein MEFSLEQLRELVTILNKTDITELTLESGDLRLSIRKSETKVAPVVHAAPAVVSTVHSVAIDNTQSNPVVHTTTIADAIPAKKLIEITSPMVGTFYRSPAPDEAPFVEIGDTVKKGSTVCIIEAMKLMNEIEAESGGKIVEILVENTQPVEYGQVLMRVEPN; this is encoded by the coding sequence GTGGAATTTAGCTTAGAGCAATTACGTGAACTAGTCACGATTCTAAACAAGACGGATATTACCGAACTCACTCTAGAATCAGGTGATTTACGTCTGAGCATCCGCAAAAGCGAAACTAAAGTTGCGCCTGTGGTACATGCTGCACCTGCTGTTGTGTCCACAGTTCATTCTGTAGCGATCGATAATACACAGAGTAATCCTGTAGTGCATACCACCACGATCGCTGATGCTATTCCTGCGAAGAAGCTAATCGAAATTACATCGCCAATGGTCGGTACTTTCTATCGATCACCTGCACCCGATGAAGCACCCTTCGTCGAAATTGGCGATACCGTCAAGAAGGGCAGTACTGTTTGTATCATCGAGGCAATGAAGCTAATGAATGAGATCGAAGCTGAGTCTGGTGGCAAAATCGTAGAGATTTTGGTTGAGAATACTCAACCAGTTGAATATGGTCAAGTTTTAATGCGAGTTGAACCTAACTAA
- the efp gene encoding elongation factor P has translation MISSNDFRPGVTIELDGEVWRVVEFLHVKPGKGSAFVRTTLKSAMTGKNLERTFRAGEMVPQAVLEKSSMQHTYKDGEDYVFMDMQSYEEANLTASQIGSRVKYIKEGMEVNVVRWGDRVIDVELPNTVVLEVIETDPGLKGDTATGGSKAAKVETGASINVPLFVNIGDRIKIDTREDTYLGREN, from the coding sequence ATGATCTCTAGTAACGATTTTCGACCCGGCGTAACAATTGAACTCGATGGCGAAGTCTGGCGTGTAGTTGAATTCTTACACGTAAAGCCTGGTAAAGGTTCGGCTTTTGTACGCACCACGCTAAAAAGCGCCATGACAGGTAAAAACCTAGAAAGAACCTTTAGGGCTGGGGAAATGGTTCCTCAGGCTGTGCTCGAAAAAAGCTCCATGCAGCATACCTATAAAGATGGCGAAGATTATGTCTTTATGGATATGCAGAGCTATGAAGAAGCTAATTTGACCGCTTCCCAAATTGGTAGTCGTGTCAAGTACATCAAAGAAGGCATGGAAGTCAACGTTGTCCGTTGGGGTGACAGAGTAATTGACGTGGAATTGCCTAATACCGTCGTGCTAGAAGTCATCGAAACCGACCCAGGCTTAAAAGGTGACACTGCAACTGGTGGCAGTAAAGCCGCTAAGGTGGAAACAGGCGCATCGATCAACGTTCCTCTCTTTGTGAACATTGGCGATCGCATCAAAATTGATACTCGTGAAGACACGTATTTGGGGCGTGAAAATTAG
- the trxA gene encoding thioredoxin, which translates to MSVTKQFGSFDELLESSELPVLVDFYAPWCGPCQLMTGILDKVSETMKDKVQIVKINTDNYPDLASQYKVYALPTLVLFKDGSPVDRVEGVIQADQLCDRLAVHA; encoded by the coding sequence ATGTCAGTAACAAAGCAGTTTGGTAGTTTTGACGAGTTGTTAGAAAGTTCAGAATTGCCTGTTCTTGTAGATTTTTATGCACCTTGGTGTGGTCCTTGCCAACTCATGACAGGAATTCTTGACAAGGTAAGTGAAACTATGAAGGATAAGGTACAGATTGTGAAAATCAATACAGATAACTATCCTGATCTTGCTTCTCAATATAAAGTCTACGCTTTACCAACTTTAGTTCTATTTAAAGACGGCTCACCCGTCGATCGCGTTGAGGGGGTCATCCAAGCCGATCAATTATGCGATCGCTTAGCGGTTCATGCTTAA
- a CDS encoding CobW family GTP-binding protein — translation MLTSDRNVTEDLTQDIIDVDVPKRGMPVTIITGFLGSGKTTLLNHILQNQQDLKVAVLVNEFGDINIDSQLLVAVDENMMELSNGCICCTINDGLVDAVYNVLERSDRIDYMIVETTGVADPLPIALTFLGTELQHLTRLDSILTVVDSEAFTSEHFNSDAAYAQIMYGDIIILNKTDLVTEEKLQELEAFINKTKTKARILRSHLGIVPLPLILDVKIDQSAIAPSQRDKDHAHHEHEHHDHGSPDSHEQCHDPECNHEHHHHEHHHHSDHLENDGFISISFQSDRAFDLDKFQNFLDKKLPIDVFRAKGILHFANIDNRYVFQLSGKRYELKNDDRGKSLNNQLVIIGRNLHREELFAELTDCLV, via the coding sequence ATGCTTACTTCCGATCGCAATGTTACAGAAGATCTTACACAGGACATTATTGATGTGGATGTACCCAAACGCGGGATGCCCGTCACCATCATCACAGGATTTTTAGGCAGTGGTAAAACTACACTACTCAATCATATTTTACAAAACCAGCAGGATCTTAAAGTTGCAGTTTTAGTAAATGAATTTGGCGATATCAATATTGACAGCCAATTGTTGGTGGCAGTGGATGAAAACATGATGGAACTGAGCAACGGTTGCATCTGCTGCACGATCAATGATGGCTTGGTTGATGCTGTTTACAATGTTCTCGAACGAAGCGATCGCATTGATTACATGATCGTCGAGACTACAGGTGTCGCTGATCCCCTACCCATTGCCCTTACTTTCTTAGGTACAGAGCTACAGCATTTAACCCGCCTCGACTCGATTTTGACTGTAGTTGATTCCGAAGCATTTACCTCAGAGCATTTCAATAGTGATGCTGCCTATGCCCAAATTATGTATGGCGACATTATTATTCTCAACAAGACCGATCTTGTCACTGAAGAAAAACTCCAAGAGCTAGAAGCTTTCATTAATAAGACCAAAACTAAAGCGAGAATTTTGCGATCGCATTTGGGGATCGTGCCATTACCCCTAATTCTTGATGTGAAGATCGACCAATCAGCGATCGCGCCTAGTCAAAGAGATAAAGATCATGCTCACCACGAACATGAACATCACGATCATGGCAGCCCAGACTCCCATGAACAATGCCACGATCCCGAATGTAACCATGAGCATCACCACCATGAGCATCATCATCATTCCGATCACCTAGAAAACGACGGATTTATATCTATATCATTTCAAAGCGATCGCGCCTTTGATCTTGATAAATTTCAAAACTTTTTAGACAAAAAATTGCCAATAGATGTCTTCCGAGCTAAAGGCATTTTGCACTTTGCAAATATTGATAATCGCTATGTATTTCAACTGAGTGGCAAACGCTATGAGCTAAAAAATGATGATCGCGGCAAATCTTTAAATAATCAGCTAGTGATTATCGGACGCAATTTACACCGAGAAGAGTTATTTGCTGAACTTACCGATTGTCTCGTCTAA
- a CDS encoding AbiTii domain-containing protein → MSVSESCTVLSLNDILAALELQLEIEEVITKLPLTHALEKCLLFAQAHNLHDLAQFVKQELEGYSGQSPSDRIVQLNYFDHGGQLINGLNQYRVYPLNTGVRKLELHLKNGLTLRLPQQILRFLSEAAGREVDSGHVSPSEIIYLLDNIRFLVSKRLKAIAIN, encoded by the coding sequence ATGTCAGTTTCCGAATCTTGTACTGTGCTTAGTCTTAACGATATCTTAGCCGCTTTAGAACTACAACTAGAAATAGAAGAGGTGATCACTAAATTACCTTTGACCCATGCTTTAGAAAAATGTTTATTATTTGCCCAAGCTCATAATTTGCACGACCTAGCTCAATTCGTAAAACAAGAGCTAGAGGGTTACAGTGGTCAATCACCGAGCGATCGCATTGTCCAACTAAATTATTTTGATCATGGGGGACAATTGATCAATGGCTTAAATCAATATCGGGTTTATCCTTTAAATACAGGGGTTCGTAAATTAGAACTACACCTCAAAAATGGCTTGACTTTAAGATTGCCTCAGCAAATTTTGAGGTTTCTATCAGAAGCTGCGGGACGTGAGGTTGATAGTGGACATGTTTCACCATCAGAGATTATTTATCTTTTAGATAATATTCGATTTCTCGTATCTAAAAGATTAAAAGCGATCGCAATAAACTAG
- a CDS encoding slr1659 superfamily regulator — translation MEVKGDDYKVWYNASDSSIYCQGSLRLAGTEEYAPIVQILEHVIEQSPQRIILNLCQLEFLNSSGINVLSKFVIKVRQKEKISITVQGSDTVPWQGKSLKNLQRLMPALKLEWV, via the coding sequence ATGGAAGTTAAAGGAGATGATTATAAAGTCTGGTATAACGCATCAGACTCAAGTATTTATTGTCAAGGCTCTTTACGATTAGCAGGCACAGAAGAGTATGCTCCAATTGTCCAAATTTTAGAGCATGTAATTGAGCAATCACCTCAACGCATTATTTTAAATCTCTGTCAATTAGAATTTTTAAATAGTTCAGGCATTAATGTACTATCTAAATTTGTAATTAAAGTTCGCCAGAAAGAAAAAATTAGTATTACAGTTCAAGGTTCGGATACTGTACCTTGGCAGGGAAAGTCCCTTAAAAATTTGCAACGTTTAATGCCCGCATTAAAATTAGAATGGGTTTAG
- a CDS encoding slr1658 superfamily regulator codes for MAQIFGEFTENFSDRSEFLVLGFSPSSLPIKLRWKTNGLSADFLGDYVRNFFPGDTNADITKQAEIGAAVSFIANELLENAMKYSDDSAGQPVNLEVHLFSERLVFLSKNSVYQDAIASFQAYIQEITTGDIGEMYINQVEKSVTNEEEVNSGLGYFTMIMDYDAVLGWKFEQSQNNRDVTMVTTMVQLPL; via the coding sequence ATGGCGCAAATTTTTGGAGAATTCACAGAAAATTTTTCAGACCGAAGCGAATTTTTAGTTTTAGGATTTTCGCCTTCTTCATTACCAATTAAATTACGTTGGAAGACAAATGGACTATCAGCAGATTTCCTTGGTGACTATGTCCGAAACTTCTTTCCTGGTGATACAAATGCTGATATAACTAAGCAGGCTGAAATAGGAGCTGCGGTTAGTTTCATTGCCAATGAGTTATTAGAAAATGCAATGAAATATAGTGATGACAGTGCAGGTCAACCAGTTAATCTAGAGGTACATTTGTTTAGCGAGCGTCTCGTATTTCTCTCTAAAAATAGTGTATATCAAGATGCGATCGCTAGTTTTCAGGCTTATATCCAAGAAATTACCACTGGTGATATTGGTGAAATGTATATCAATCAAGTAGAAAAAAGTGTCACTAATGAAGAAGAAGTAAACTCTGGACTTGGTTATTTTACAATGATCATGGACTATGATGCTGTTTTAGGATGGAAGTTTGAGCAGTCTCAAAATAATAGGGATGTAACAATGGTAACGACAATGGTACAGTTACCTCTTTAG
- a CDS encoding DDE transposase family protein: MTSDSLNSPKDSQESITAERWFIGKRADTGICEIVKGNSPEDLTDFVETWGAFSSQGEAIAKRVGLIRAGKCQPL, encoded by the coding sequence GTGACATCTGATAGTCTGAATAGTCCTAAAGATTCGCAAGAATCGATCACTGCTGAGCGCTGGTTTATAGGTAAACGTGCTGACACGGGTATCTGTGAAATTGTCAAAGGTAATAGCCCAGAAGATCTCACTGATTTTGTAGAAACTTGGGGTGCATTTAGCTCTCAGGGTGAGGCGATCGCTAAGCGTGTTGGTCTTATCCGTGCAGGCAAATGTCAACCACTATAG
- the trpA gene encoding tryptophan synthase subunit alpha gives MISVSARFEELRARGQAALIPFITAGDPNLATTAKALRVLDQNGADLIELGVPYSDPLADGPVIQAAATRALQNGTTLDKVLDIVREVAPELRSPIILFTYYNPILNIGVEKFLQKIYDAGARGLVVPDLPLEESHVLLEPAAKAGIEVILLIAPTSPPERFAAIAEKSQGFIYVVSATGVTGVRTEVAKGVKTMIEQLREITDKPIAVGFGISQPEHAKQVIDWSADGAIVGSAMVKKLAEPDGGLHAIAELCKTLKQSIRRD, from the coding sequence ATGATATCCGTTTCCGCTCGATTTGAAGAACTGCGAGCTAGAGGGCAAGCTGCTCTGATTCCTTTTATTACGGCTGGTGATCCAAACTTGGCGACAACAGCAAAAGCTTTGCGGGTCTTAGATCAAAACGGCGCGGATTTGATCGAGTTAGGTGTACCCTATTCCGATCCCTTGGCAGATGGCCCCGTAATTCAGGCGGCGGCAACAAGGGCTTTGCAAAATGGGACGACATTGGACAAGGTGTTAGATATTGTCCGTGAAGTTGCGCCAGAATTGCGATCGCCAATTATCCTTTTCACCTATTACAACCCGATTTTAAATATTGGGGTCGAAAAGTTTCTCCAAAAAATCTATGACGCTGGGGCGCGTGGCTTAGTTGTACCTGATCTCCCCCTCGAAGAATCCCATGTGTTGCTAGAGCCTGCGGCAAAGGCAGGTATTGAAGTAATTTTATTAATTGCGCCCACTAGTCCACCTGAGCGGTTTGCCGCGATCGCCGAGAAATCACAGGGCTTTATTTATGTGGTTAGTGCGACGGGCGTAACGGGTGTGCGTACCGAAGTCGCAAAAGGCGTAAAGACGATGATCGAACAACTCAGAGAGATTACTGACAAACCGATCGCTGTTGGTTTTGGCATTTCGCAACCTGAACATGCGAAACAGGTAATTGACTGGAGTGCTGATGGTGCGATCGTCGGTAGTGCGATGGTGAAGAAATTAGCCGAGCCAGATGGTGGGCTGCACGCGATCGCCGAGCTTTGCAAAACTCTCAAACAATCTATTCGTAGAGACTAA
- a CDS encoding F420-0:Gamma-glutamyl ligase translates to MNILIGLAIAIAIFGGIVLLLWLLFEWQYKTRQGNLLEFDNGAWQFLTYEPDHYRLELLLTATNKTRKLDVFLVEVNPELSLLSSDSLDGIHTQVQLRSRHPNVASRNDNYWESYIVTPNKSTGVEIQIDISGKNLEELKTAWVRVHYTIYGPAGREEKVKHCIIPLQFPDANQRERWRPTPDADVLPIRTHILSAGDTPVDVMQRYVMSHAQAGDIVTIAETPIAIMQGNFYHPSDIHPQWLAKRLCYYFKSTSSLATACGLQSLINESGAWRVAFAFIIGSLAKAIFRVPGVFYMLAGEQARLIDDVTGTLPPYDQFIVLGPKNPQAVVDEIKAGTGLEAAIVDVNDLRRVKVLAATSGASEELLNQALIMNPAGNAAEQTPIVLIRPNSGA, encoded by the coding sequence ATGAATATTTTGATTGGTTTGGCTATAGCGATCGCGATTTTTGGTGGCATAGTTTTATTACTATGGTTGCTATTTGAGTGGCAATATAAAACAAGACAAGGCAACTTACTAGAATTTGATAATGGGGCTTGGCAGTTTCTGACCTATGAGCCAGATCATTATCGACTGGAACTGCTGCTAACTGCGACGAACAAAACTCGTAAGCTTGATGTTTTTCTCGTCGAAGTCAATCCTGAACTATCACTTCTATCGAGCGATAGTCTTGATGGTATTCATACTCAAGTGCAATTGCGATCGCGCCATCCCAATGTGGCAAGTCGTAACGACAACTATTGGGAGTCCTATATTGTTACTCCAAATAAAAGCACGGGTGTAGAGATTCAAATTGATATCAGTGGAAAGAATCTCGAAGAACTTAAAACTGCTTGGGTGCGTGTCCATTACACGATCTATGGACCTGCGGGACGCGAAGAAAAGGTCAAGCATTGCATCATTCCTCTACAGTTCCCCGATGCCAATCAAAGGGAACGTTGGCGACCCACTCCTGATGCAGATGTATTACCCATTCGCACCCACATTCTCTCAGCGGGTGATACACCCGTGGATGTGATGCAGCGCTATGTAATGAGCCATGCTCAAGCAGGAGATATTGTCACGATCGCCGAAACTCCGATCGCAATTATGCAGGGTAACTTCTATCATCCCAGCGATATTCATCCCCAATGGTTAGCGAAACGACTCTGTTATTACTTCAAGAGTACTTCCAGTCTTGCCACAGCATGTGGTTTGCAATCCTTAATTAATGAGTCAGGAGCATGGCGCGTCGCTTTTGCCTTCATCATCGGTTCCCTTGCTAAGGCAATCTTCCGTGTTCCGGGAGTATTCTATATGTTGGCTGGTGAACAGGCGAGATTAATCGATGATGTGACTGGGACTTTGCCACCCTACGATCAATTCATTGTGCTAGGACCCAAAAATCCGCAAGCTGTAGTCGATGAGATCAAGGCTGGTACGGGACTCGAGGCGGCGATCGTGGATGTAAATGATTTACGTCGCGTGAAAGTTTTAGCGGCAACTTCTGGAGCTTCTGAGGAATTACTCAATCAAGCCTTAATTATGAATCCTGCGGGTAATGCCGCCGAGCAAACGCCGATTGTCTTAATTCGTCCGAATAGTGGAGCATAA
- a CDS encoding NUDIX hydrolase: MSDLVPATILQNRLSYQGRKFSFHTDRIKLPNGVIGEYSYIKHPGAGMAVPVTADGKFVLVKQYRFAIQRYLLEFPAGTLEVGENHDVTIKREIEEETGYSASKWQYLGGFYICPGYSDEIIHAYLAQDLTKLEQPPAQDEDEEIEVVMLSREEIDNLLRSQSADTSLDAKSITALHLALQVLG; encoded by the coding sequence ATGTCTGATCTCGTACCTGCAACAATTTTGCAAAACCGTCTCAGCTATCAAGGTCGTAAATTCTCTTTTCATACCGATCGCATTAAGTTACCCAATGGCGTTATCGGCGAATATTCCTATATCAAACACCCTGGGGCAGGAATGGCGGTTCCTGTCACTGCCGATGGCAAGTTTGTCTTAGTAAAGCAATATCGATTTGCAATTCAGCGCTACTTATTAGAATTTCCTGCGGGAACTTTAGAAGTAGGCGAAAACCATGATGTGACGATTAAGCGGGAAATCGAAGAAGAGACAGGCTACAGTGCTAGTAAATGGCAATATCTCGGCGGATTCTACATTTGCCCCGGTTATTCCGATGAGATTATCCATGCCTATCTCGCACAGGATCTCACCAAATTGGAACAACCTCCTGCTCAAGATGAAGATGAAGAGATAGAAGTAGTAATGCTCAGTCGGGAAGAAATCGATAATTTATTGCGATCGCAAAGTGCAGATACTAGCCTCGATGCTAAATCAATCACTGCATTGCATCTAGCTTTACAAGTTTTAGGATAA